In the Paenibacillus sp. FSL R7-0337 genome, TGCCGAATTGAAGAACCCCATGCCTGCGGCAGAATACTCCTTGTCATACGTCCAATAGCTCTCGGCAGCAACGCCGAGCGGTGCCACGCCCCCCTCCGCCAGCACATTAATGAACTGATTCATCTTCCCGCGCAGCGACCGGTCATTCGAATTGATCGGCGGTCTGACCGCCGGGACATTGACAACGATACTTCCGTTGCGGGACTGGACGGCTCTGAGCGCCTCCAGATACCGCTTCATGGCGGGGAAATCCGTATTCGCGAATACCGGACGTACACTGGCGATGAAGGGAACACCGCTTCTATAGAGGCGGTCTGCCATCTGCTCCAGCAGATTAAGATCCGAGAAAGGATAGATCTCCTTGATGACCAGATACATCTGCGGCTCTGCAGTATAGTGCAGCCAGTCCTTCAGCACATAGGCCGCTGCTATGGCTGTGAAATCGCCCTGCTTCAGATAAGGAAGGTAAGCCACCCGGCCGCTGCTTACCGCAAACGGCACCTGTGCCCCCGCATCTGATGAGGACCAAGCTCCATAAGAACGCCCCGCGTCGGAAGCGGTTATATAAGGCATCCCTTCGGCCTCCAGCGGAATGCCGGTGAATCCGCCGATAGAGAGGCTTGCGCCCGCTCTATGCCATACCCCGGTCTTCAGCCGCAGCGTCTGCTGCATCCGGGCAGGCGGTCTATATCCAACATGCAGCATAGGCCCCTTATACCCAGCCGCCTCCTGAAGGTAGGCTTGATTCGTAATCTCAAGCTCATCATTGTTAATCACAGTGATCACGCCGGAATAGCCCTTCATGCCGCCCGGCGCATAAGAGGAGATAGGCTTCAGCGTGACCTGTGCACTGTTGGCTGCAAGCAGCCGCTGCAGCTCGGCCACATTCCCTTCCTGGCCTGTATTCTTCGCCAGGCTGTCGAACAGCAGCAGAATCCGCTGCGCCGGAGCCGGAGAAGCGGCAGCGGATGCCCGCCCGGCAGAGGGCAGCAGATCACCTGCCAATACAATGAACAGCAGAATGACGATCCCTCTGCGTCTCACATGCCCACCCCTTTATTCAGCGCCGTATATTCCTTGAGCGGCCGTGCAGACGGCGCAGACGGCACTGATCTGCGTGAAGAGATTCCGCGGCCGATTACGCTGGCAGCCGTCTGGAAGATAATCAGGTCGAAGGCCAGCGTGAACAGGAACTCATGCTTGGCAATATCCGCGTCACCCGCCCCGATAATGGAGACTACGATACCCGACAGTCCGACCAGCATCGTTGCCAGAATCACCAGCAGACGCTGCATGCCCCGGAAATCCCGGGTGCGGATGGACCGGACGAACGATGGCATATAGACCCCTATCGTCACGGCCATCCAGAGAAGAATGAAGGCAAATGGGCGGGGAGCCAGCTTCTCCTTAAGCGTGCTGTACAAGCTGAAGAAATGACTCTGCGCCCGGAACTCCTTACCTGCCGACTGCTCATAGTTCCCCATAGCTGCCGGCTTGATTTTATAGGCACTCTCAGCAGCCGTATCCAGGATCGAGCCCAGTTCATTCGGGTGAGAAGCATAATAGGTCATAATGGAGACGAAGCCGTAACGGCTGTAGAAATTTTTATCCAGCAGCTCGGATTTCACATCCACCGTCCCGTATTGGTCATAATAGGTATTCTCTTTGAGAATCGCGTATTGTTCATTGATGCCAAATGAACCGAGCGCGGTCTCCGGATTCTTAGATTCCATCAGCACCCCGCGTGTCATCGCATGGTACTGGTTAATATTCACGAACTCTTTGGAGATATTAAGATACGTCGCAATTCCGGCGAACATCATCAGACCGGCCGACAGCAGTGTAACCCAGCGGAACAGCTTGTCCCGGCGGATCAGCACCAGCGGAATTGAGAGCAGGGAAATCACCATCCCCACCGGGGCGTTCTGTTGCTTGGAGGTGGTCAGGATCAGGGTGCTGATCAACAGGATCGCCAGCATGGCATAATCGTTATATCTCTTCCGGTACAGCAGCAGCCAGGAGGCGAACACCAGAATCATGGTCACCATCACCAGGCTCTCGCCGAAGAAGGAGCTGAAATAGTTGGTGTACCCCGTATCCCCGAAAATGAACACCGCTAGTGCCGCGACCGCCATCCCCCGCTTAGGTGACATTTTCAGCGTGATCGCTTCAACCAGCAGGTAGACTGCGGCAACATACAGCACTGTGTAGATTGCAGCCTGGAAGCGGATATCGAAGACCTCGCGGCTGAAAAACAGCTTGTTGACGAAGATCGCCAGCTTGATGAACAGGGACTGGGAGGAGACCATCATCGTGCTGTTCTCGTTGAAATATTGAAAGATTCCGAACTGCTTCACGAAATAGCCGAAGTACTGGCTGTCATAGTCCGGAGCATTGAAATACAAGCCGTTGCTATATATAATCCGGTAAAAGTCTCCGTTATCCGCCATGCCGATGTAAGGGGAGGTAAACAGCGAAATAGCCGTCACCAGCAGCACACAGAACGCGGCGGCAAATGCCGGAGTAATCCGAAAGCCAGCTAACGTGATACTGGGCCGGGTGGATGTAAGCTCTAAGTTGTCTATCATTCCGATTCCCCTTTTGGTTATATTATGGCGCCTTATAGGAGTAAGCCAGCAGTGCCATGAGATTGTCAAAAGAGTACGCCTGCCCGGAGGCAGGATCACCGAAGCCGCCATATAGCAGACTTGAACGATCTGTCACCCTGAATTCATTCATCCGGCCCATACTGGACTGATAGAGGTCACCATCCTCCAGCACAGCTCCAATCATGGCAGTGAGCGCATAGACCGCTGTTGAACGAATGTCATTAGCAGGCTTGCCCTCTCGGGTATATTGTCCGAACAAGGTTCCCGCTGCGACCTGAGCTTTAATGTAGCTGATGCTTGCCGGCCGCTGACGTCCAGTCTCTGCCAGATGCAGAATAGTCAGCAGAGATTCTACCGAGTTGATGCCTTCAGAGCTGTACTGTCCACTCTTGTAATCGAAGCGGGTCTCATAGAATGGAAAAGAATCGGACAAATATCCCTCCTCCAAAATACCGCTCATATTATTCAACAAATTCTCTTGTAATTCGCTAGATATCGACAATTTCTGCAATACACTCAGATCAATATAACACAAAGTTACGAATCCGTTGACCATTTTCAAATAATTGTCATAGATGTCATAAATGTAACCTTTTTTAGTGTTGTTTTTATAGAAACGTTCTCCATATTTATCGGCTTCTCTGGTATATTCCGGCTGGTCAAATGCCTGCCCCGCCTCATATAACGCTCCGATCATCCTTAGGTCGTCCACCGCTGCATTCACGGGATAACGCTTCTGCTGCTTGGGACTGTAGCGGTAGCTGAAACCACCCTCCATATCGAAGGTTCTCCGGGCTGTCTCCCACTGCCGGTCGAACAGCTCCTGATTGCGGGTCCGGACGGCGGTCTCCATCAGAAGAGAAGCGGACTCGCTTAGAATCTCATGGCCGGTAGCCACCTCTGCCGATTCAGAGGTCTCCTTCAGATTCGTATATACACCATCGGGTCCTGTAAGCTGCGTATTTATGAAATTGAATAATTCCTGCTGTTCCAGTGTAGGCTCTAGCTGCGGCGCTTCATCCGGCCGTGTAGTCCCTGCAGGAGAGACCGCCGGAGTATAGCCGGGAGAGGATGGCGCTGGCCCGGCCTGATTACCGCCGCAGGAGGTTAAGAGGAGCAGCGACATCCCCAGAACAGCAGCCTTCTTATATCCGCTTCCCAATCGATCACATCCTTAAATGACAACTTACAATTGATTCATACTAATATAACGGTAATTATTGTCACATTATTTACTGTTTCTTCGAACATTATGTGTCAGCATCACATTTTTCTCCTTTTTGTCCCAAAAAAGAGCCGCTCCAGGTCTTAACGACCGGAACAGCTCCTATGAATACCTTGGTATTGCCTCTAGCTCTCTTTAATTCTCCGGTACGTGGCCTCATCGGCGACGATGTAGAGTCTGGCATCTGCCGGAATCGGCTGGCCAAGCTTACGGTTAATGCCCAGATCACCGCGGTCGGACAGCAGGGTCGCCCCCTGGCGAAGCAGGTCCTGAAAGGCCTCCCCATAGGTTGTCCAGCCGCTGCGGCGGGGAATCTCATAGATATCATCCCCGTGCTCGCGGCTGAGCAGCTGGGTGATCACCTCAGAATTTCCTTCCTGCAGGGCAGAGCGGACGGCTAATCTGGAGATCGCATCATGGGAGAGGACGAACTCGTTCACCTGCACATGCTTGAAGTTCTTAATGTTCTTCTCCTGCATAATCTCTACGGTTGTATGTACCTGCGGGGCAATCCGCTCAATGCTGGAAGCAATCAGCAGTGACTTGCCGTCGCTCAAGGAAGCTTCGTCGATACGGGTGTCGCTGAACACAATCGCCGCTCTGGCGCTCGCGATGTTCGCCTTCAGCAGAATGTCATCGCTTGCGGCATCTCCGCTGATGAAGTGGACCTGCTCCATGGCTTCCAGCGGATGCCGTCCGTTCTCATCAATAATGACCACTTTGCATTCCCTGTCGTAACACAGAATCTCATCTACTGCCGCCTGTGTCTTGCGGTTCCAGTTAATCAGCACGACATGATTATGTCCGTGAAAGGTCAAGGTTCCGGCTCCTCTCCTGCGCTGCATCTCGCCCATGGCATCAATAATCTTGCCGATCACCAAGCTGAGCAGACCAATGCCAAAGATATATAAGAAAATTGTAAATACCTTGCCGGTGACGGTAGCGGCGAAATAATCGCCATACCCTACAGTAGCCATGGTGGTCATCACCCAATAAAAGGCGTTGAACCAGCTATGAAACGTGCCTGGCTCCAGCAGGAAGGCGATGGTTGCGCTTAGAAGAATGAAGACCAGAATAATAAAAGCAATGGACTTCTTCTTGAGATGGAGCAACTTGCCGGATAATTGGATTAGAAAATGCAACGCTCATCCCTGCCTCCCGGGTGAATTGGGCCGGCGGGCAGCAGCCTGCGCCGAGTCCCTTGCGGGGCACAGCCGCCGCCCGACTGCCAAAACTAAATAATCAGACTGCTGACTGCGAAGGCCGTCCCGATGAACACCATGCAGAGCATGACACCAACCGCAACATTACCCTTCTCCAGCTGCTCTGAAATCCGGAAACCGGGAGTGAACAGCTCGAAGATCCAGTAAGAAGCGATCAGGCAGACATAGCCTACCGCGAACCAGAGCATCATGAACCAGATGGAGGTATTGGTGTAGGCGGCCACCCCAAGAATGACCGCCGTCGCCAGGAACTTGCCGCCGAACGCCAGCGCTACTGCCACATTCCCCTTCTTCAGCTCCTCCATATCCTTGAAGGGAGTCATGAGCGCGAAGATTACCATACCCAGCACTTGAAGCAGAACAATGGTCAGAATACTGACCACCAGATTAATTACGATCGTCATTTAGCCCACCCCCGAAATTTCGCATAGGCCGAATCATAGTCGGCGAAATCATGTACTTCCTCCAGCACCACAGAGACTTTCTTCTGTTTCTCCAGTGCGGTATAACGCTTGTCGTCAATCGGCTGCTTAATCCGGTTGCCGGAAGGCAGCTCCAGCACTGCGAAATTTCTGGTCTTGCTCTGGTATTCCGTCTTGTACACACCAACCAGGTCTACATCCGTTGTGATGGATACTTTAAGATTAGCCAGATCCTCCGTGGCTGCCTTCTGGTCGGCGTAAGACTTAAGCGTCGTCCAGGCGGACAGCTTGATCTCATTCTTCTGGTCGGCATCCGTCACCAGCTCGGCGTCCATGAACTGAAGCGTCCAGACCGTGTCGCCTGTAGCATAATTCCCGTCGTTGGGAAGCAGCTCATTATCCGGCAATATAGTCATATCGCTGCCGACCAGATCGCCAACCTTGCCTTCCACCACCCGGTAATCCCATGGTACACGTGATACATTATCCGTTGTATTAGTACCCGTGTGAAATACACTGCCACTATTCGCTGAGCATGCACTCAGCACCATAACCGCCAATAGCAGCACTGCAGTCAGCAGGGCGCTCCGGGATCTGTGCCCGGCAGCACGCCCCTCTCTACTCTTGAACATCTTCAAGCCCCCTCACTCCTAGCGCGATAAAATGACTGGCATTGCCTGTAATCGGCCCGCCGGCCCGGCCAAGCAGCCCGCAGGGCGTTCCGTTAATAACGAACATGCCGGTCAGCAGGTGCAGCTCACCCTCCGCCGTCATGATCCGGGCCATTTCGGCCCTTTTCTGATAGACCACGGGGAAGAGCTGGCTGCTGTCGTAGCCCTCTTCGTCCTCGATCTCAAGCGCGCCGTTGTCATCGAAGATCCGTACAGATCCTCCTTCACGGCCGAATACGGATTTGGATACAAAGCTCTCTGAGAAGACCGCCTTATTGTATGTCGGCAGGATGTAACGGGAGATTGCCTCACGTTCCGTCTCCGTGAACAGCAGGCCAAGCTCATACATTCCCCAGACAGCAGCCATCAGCCCCTTGGACTGGAGGATGATGCTATGTGGTCCATTGAACAGCTGGAGCTTCCCGCTCTCAATGGCATAGGCCAGAGCCTCGCCGCCTTCATCTACGGCCATCCACTCCTTCGGATACAGCGCGAACATCCGCTCTATGATCCGGTTCTCCCCGTCCTTGACCACGCCCTCATCAATCCACAGATCCAGGCAATCGACACAGCGGACATCCAGTCCGCTATGCGCGGCCAGCGCCTCAATCGTTCCACTGTCTTCCTCATGGCTGCCATAATCCACACAGGCTACCGTGTCAGGCCGTTCCACGCTCCAGGCTGCGGCAAGCTGCTGCTTCATGGCCGCATTTGCGCTTCCGACGCCTGCTTCCGCGCAGATCCACGGCGTAGCAATAGATGCTTCCACATAACCGGTGGGAGTATCCGCATTCAGCTCCAGCAGCTTGATCGTACCATCCCCTGCCACGGCAAAATCGAACCGGGCATACCGGCTGATTAGTCCCGGCTCCGGCAATGGACAGTCATCCAGCATCTGCCACAGCACCGGAGGAATCCCCAGCAGGTCGTACAGGTCATGTCTGAGATGGACATAACGCACGGCCTTATCCAGAATCGCCCAGAGCGCTGCTGCGGCTTCCTTCAATTCCTCGTAGGTCTCACTACGCATCACAGCCACCGCGTCCAGCCAGTATTCCTCTTCCTCCAGATCCGCCCAGGTGAAGCCCAGCTCATGCAGCCGCTCTACCCGGGGAGCGCGCTCCAGACCGGACTGGTCTATATATTCGAATGCCTGCTCCGCCTGGATCATCCGCCGAACCCGCTCTTTCCGGAGCGCACCGAGCTTTTGCCGGAGCTTTTACTGGAGCCGGATTTGGATTTGCTCGAACCCAGGCCGCTGGAGGTACCGCCGATGCCGCCCGATTTGGAAGAGGTATTCCTTCTTGTAATAGAGCCGGTGGATGAAGTTGAAGTCTTCGGCTTCACCACTGAGCCGGCCACCGGCTTGTTCTGGAATCGTCCGCTATTATAGGAGGGCGGTTTATAGGTATTGCGTGTACCTCCATAATAAGTAGGCCGGTCATTGTACCAGCCTCTGGAGGAATAGAACGAACCGCTATTGAAGAGCATGTGGTACAGAAGCACATCATCCCAGCCGAACCCCGAGTTATAGCCGCCGTAGTTGTTGATTACCGTCGTACCGCCGGAGGTCACAGCCCCTTGCCCTTCCTGAACTTTCTCTTCCTGGTCTTCCGGGTATGGAATATTCCAGTCTACATTCTTATCGAAATATTGCTTAACCTCCTCGGTAGACCAGGAGACCAGCTTAGGCTCCTCGCCGCCGTTGCCGCTTGCGCCTGCGCCGCCGGGAATGAATAATGCGTTAGCCAGCAGGGCAATGCCGAGCGAGGTGGATAATACGCGGACCGGTTTGCCGTCCGGCGTGAACAGCCTGCTGATTGCGGGCTCTTTAGCACTTTCGTCTTTTGCCAACTTGGGACCTCCTTTCCTGGTATTCATCCTTAACCCTCCGTACGCATGGGAACCAGCAGAAGCTCCAGCTTCCCTTCGTCCACATTCAGCCTTCCCTCAACCGCCTCGAACTCACGGCCGCCAACGACAATATAATTGACATGTTCAAGCGCCGTGACCATATTCATGCTCCAGACACGCTCTTCAATCATTTGCAGGTCGCCTTCAGGCAGCTTCTCGAACAGGATGACCTTCAACCCGTTATCCATTCCCACTCCATCTCCTCTTGAATATTCGTATGCTTCTGATACGCTGTCATGAACGCTTTCGTTTCAACTCCGCAGCCTTGAATATGTATACCACAGCATATAAATAATAATGACAACAAGCAGTTTTGCAGTGGCCGGCTACGGGCTTACAATACCTTCTGGACCCAGCTGTCCATAACCTGATCGGGGCGGATACCCAGCTCATTCTCCAGGAGCTCCTTGTACTTATCGTAGTGTGTCCTGAACCCGATGAAATCCCCCAGGTCGGCGTAACTTCGCAGAATCAGCCTGCAGAGCTGGTCGGAATAAGGATCTGCTGCCTGCAGATCCAGCAGCCGCTCCAGCGCCAGCCGGGGCCGCCCGGAGGACAGCTCATATTCGGCGGAATGCAGCGCCATGCGGATATACCGGACCTGCAGCTCCTTGCGCCGGATTTCTGCCCAGTCGTAATGATGCTCCTGCAGATAGTCTCCACGGTACAGCTTCAGTATTTTTTCCCGGCGCAGCCATTCCTCTTCGGACTCCACTGGCGTACCGGCGTAGCCCAGCTCGAACTCCTCCACATCCAGCAGCACCTGCTCCTTGGTCAGCCTGTACCGCTCCTGTGAGAATTCCACAAGCACCTCCATATCCCAAGCCTTCAGCAGCTTGCGGATATGGTATACCGTTGTATGCAGATTCGTAACGGCCTTCTCGGGTTTGAAATCGGGCCAGACGAGATCCACAATGGTGTCCTTGAGTATCCACTGGCCCCGGTTATGCAGCAGCAGGGCGAAGACCTCCTGCGCCTTGCTTGTTCTCCACTGCATTTTGCGCCCCGGCTCCGTGCTGTCTGTGAATTCAAGGCGGTGGAAGCAGAGGATGGACAGCTCCTTAACGGGCGCCGCAGACGCCGGGGCAGGCGGCATCTTCCCTTCAGCGCTCTCCTTGCCGACCTCCAGACGCTCAAGGGTTTTGCTTAAGCGCTGGGAGGTCACCGGCTTCAGTAAATAATCTGCAGCATTGAGCTCAAAGGCTTCGATAGCATACTCACTGTACGCGGTGATATAGACAATCCGGATACTCCGGTCCAGCCCGGCAATGTATTCACCGGCTTCCAGTCCGTTCATCTCCGGCATCCCGATATCCAGGAATACAATATCCGCCTTCTCCCGTTCCAGATGCGCAAGCCCCAGGCGTGCCGAGGTGAATTTCCCGGTAATCGTAAGACGTCCATCCTTCTGGAGCATACGCTCCAGATGCTGCAGTGCCGGTTTCTCATCGTCAATCAATATGGCCTTCATCGTCCGGACTCACCTCCTCTTCGTCGTTCTCAGCTGCCTTTAGGTGGGGATGGTATATGATATAGCGGTCCCCCTTCCCGGTGCACTGTCGATATTCAGGCCTGCTCCGTACATCTTGAGCAGACGGTGCTGAATATTGCGCAGTCCAATGCCCCCCTCTGTCCGCTCTTCCGAGAGGATCTCTGCAATCTTCTCCGGGGTCATGCCTACACCGTCATCCGTGACCGCTACCTTGAGCCTGCCCGGCAGCAGCTCGACGGTCAGCCTTACTGTCCCTCCGGCCTCCTTCTGCATCAGGCCATGATTCACGGCATTCTCCACAATCGGTTGAATGCTTAGCGGCGGAACCATCGCCATTACATCCTCCGGTACATCGAACTCAATATTCAGCCGTTCATCGAATCGTGCCTGCTCCAGCGCAAGATATGATTTGACCAGTCCCAGCTCCTTCTCCATAGAAACCGTCTGTCCCCGGTTCTGGAAGTCGAAGCTGCTCCGCAGATATTGGCTGAGGTCCAGCAGCAGCTCTGTGGCCTTGTCCGGGTCCACCGGACAGACCGAGATAATGGCGTTCAGCGCATTATATAAGAAATGCGGCTTAATCTGCGCCTGCAGGAAAGCAATCTCCGACTGGACGGATACGCGGATCGACTTGCGCATATCCAGCAGGGTCTGCATCCGTGCCTTGAATTCGCGCACCTCCACCGGCTTGCTCAGATAATCATTCGCTCCAGCCTCGAAGGCTGCAAGAATGTCATCAGGCCGGCTGCTCGCCATGAGCAGCAGAATCGGTAACTCGGACAAAGTGAACCGTTCCCGGATGGCCTTGCAGAGCAGAAGCCCAGGCATCTCCGGCATCACCCAGTCGGCAATCACCAGATCAAGCTCAGGATGCTGCTGGATGATCTGAATCGCCTCAGCCCCGCTGCTGGCGGTAATCACTGAATGGTTATCCAGCTGCAGTACGCCAACCAGCACGCGAAGATTAACAGGATCATTATCCACTACCAGAATGGAGCAACAGTCCTCAGACGGCAGCAGCACAGGCTCTTCTCCAGGAAGCGGGTACGAAGGCGCTGTCTCCCAGCCGTGAAG is a window encoding:
- a CDS encoding potassium channel family protein, translating into MHFLIQLSGKLLHLKKKSIAFIILVFILLSATIAFLLEPGTFHSWFNAFYWVMTTMATVGYGDYFAATVTGKVFTIFLYIFGIGLLSLVIGKIIDAMGEMQRRRGAGTLTFHGHNHVVLINWNRKTQAAVDEILCYDRECKVVIIDENGRHPLEAMEQVHFISGDAASDDILLKANIASARAAIVFSDTRIDEASLSDGKSLLIASSIERIAPQVHTTVEIMQEKNIKNFKHVQVNEFVLSHDAISRLAVRSALQEGNSEVITQLLSREHGDDIYEIPRRSGWTTYGEAFQDLLRQGATLLSDRGDLGINRKLGQPIPADARLYIVADEATYRRIKES
- a CDS encoding DUF350 domain-containing protein; this encodes MTIVINLVVSILTIVLLQVLGMVIFALMTPFKDMEELKKGNVAVALAFGGKFLATAVILGVAAYTNTSIWFMMLWFAVGYVCLIASYWIFELFTPGFRISEQLEKGNVAVGVMLCMVFIGTAFAVSSLII
- a CDS encoding glutathionylspermidine synthase family protein, whose product is MIQAEQAFEYIDQSGLERAPRVERLHELGFTWADLEEEEYWLDAVAVMRSETYEELKEAAAALWAILDKAVRYVHLRHDLYDLLGIPPVLWQMLDDCPLPEPGLISRYARFDFAVAGDGTIKLLELNADTPTGYVEASIATPWICAEAGVGSANAAMKQQLAAAWSVERPDTVACVDYGSHEEDSGTIEALAAHSGLDVRCVDCLDLWIDEGVVKDGENRIIERMFALYPKEWMAVDEGGEALAYAIESGKLQLFNGPHSIILQSKGLMAAVWGMYELGLLFTETEREAISRYILPTYNKAVFSESFVSKSVFGREGGSVRIFDDNGALEIEDEEGYDSSQLFPVVYQKRAEMARIMTAEGELHLLTGMFVINGTPCGLLGRAGGPITGNASHFIALGVRGLEDVQE
- a CDS encoding response regulator translates to MKAILIDDEKPALQHLERMLQKDGRLTITGKFTSARLGLAHLEREKADIVFLDIGMPEMNGLEAGEYIAGLDRSIRIVYITAYSEYAIEAFELNAADYLLKPVTSQRLSKTLERLEVGKESAEGKMPPAPASAAPVKELSILCFHRLEFTDSTEPGRKMQWRTSKAQEVFALLLHNRGQWILKDTIVDLVWPDFKPEKAVTNLHTTVYHIRKLLKAWDMEVLVEFSQERYRLTKEQVLLDVEEFELGYAGTPVESEEEWLRREKILKLYRGDYLQEHHYDWAEIRRKELQVRYIRMALHSAEYELSSGRPRLALERLLDLQAADPYSDQLCRLILRSYADLGDFIGFRTHYDKYKELLENELGIRPDQVMDSWVQKVL